The Psychrobacillus sp. FSL K6-4046 DNA window GTACCTTTTTTAGGAATGTTCACCTTGCCTGTTTTCAGTATGTTAGGAGCTCTTGCAACGATGCTCACCGTAATCACCTTCGCGAAGCTTGTTGATCGAGCGATGAAAATGGAAACGATTATTTTAACAGGTATTATCTTTAGCTCGTTTCTCGGCTCTGTTATTTCCTTAATGATTGCATTAACAGGGGAAGAGCTAAGGCAAATAATTGGTTGGCTCCTTGGAAGCGTCTCTATGCGTGGCTGGAGCTATGTTCAAATGGCATTACCTTTTATAATAATTGGTTCACTTTTATTATGGTTAAACCGTAGGGAGCTAAATGCAATGCTGTTTGGAGAAGAACGAGCACAGCATTTAGGTGTGGAAGTGAAGAAACGTAAAATGATGATACTAATAGGTGGGTCTATGCTTACTGGGACGGCTGTAGCTGTATCCGGTACGATTGGATTCGTGGGGTTGGTTGTTCCTCATATGACGAGGCTGCTATTTGGCTCCGATAACAGGCATGTACTTCCCTTAAGCTTCATAAACGGAGCTTCGTTATTAATCATTTGTGATCTTGTGTCACGTACCATTATATCTCCAACAGAGCTTCCAATAGGTGTCATCACTGCCTTTATTGGCGCACCAGTATTTGCATTTATCTTCTTCCGACAACGTAAAAAAGGAGCTGCATAGCATGCTAGAGATCAAAAACATTTCTGGTGGTTACAATCAAAAACTAGTCGTGCATGACGTATCCTTCCAGGTATCTAAAGGAGAGATGCTAGGAATATTAGGTCCAAATGGCAGCGGGAAATCTACCCTTTTAAAATTGATGAGTGGCATACTTACCCCTGCATCAGGAGAAGTAATGATTGAAGGTAAGCAACTAAAATCCTATTCCTCAAAGGAGCTTGCGAAAAGGCTGGCCGTTTTGCCGCAGCTGCACAATCAAGCTTTTTCACATACCGTTCGAGATACGGTTTCACTCGGTCGTTACCCTCACCAGTCGGGCTGGTTTTCAACATGGTCGCAAGAGGACGAGGTAGCGACACAGGAAGCAATGAGGCTAACTGCTATCGACAAATATGAAAAGCATTTACTAGAGCTTCTATCAGGAGGAGAACAGCAGCGGGTGTTTGTAGCACAGGCATTGGCTCAGCAGGCTCCCATATTGCTGTTAGATGAGCCGACCAATCACTTGGATATTGCTCATCAAAAACAACTTCTAGATACGATTAAGACACAAGCAATTGAGAATGGTATTACGGTTATAAGCATTTTTCATGATATTAACCTTGCATCGCTTTACTGTGACAGGCTTTTATTGATGGACCAAGGGAGGATTAAAGTAATTGGAGAACCGCATGAGGTAGTAAAAAAGAGTTTAGTGGAAACGGTTTATGAAGCCAGAGTTAGCACTAGTCCTCATCCAGAACGTCCTAAACCACAAATAACCATTTTGCCAGACGTAAAGGAAAAACAAGACGATAAACCAATTACAGTGTCCAATTTTCAAGTAACGGATGATTATGTTCTCTTCCGAGCAGAAAATCAATTAAAGACGTGGTCATCTGCAGTCATTAATGCAGGAAGTGGCTGGTATAGAAACTTTGTCAATCGAAGAGTGGATGCGAGCTACCATTGTGATAACGTTCAGGAGGAAATGATAGAATACCTTGCTACCGAAGGATTATCAGAGGCAGATACGGTAGGTATGATGACAGCGGTCAAAACTACGGACGCTATCATAAAAGAGTACAAAACACCTCTTGGTAATCTAGTCGTAATGGTAACTGCGGGGGTTGGAAATGCAGTGGATGTCTCTAGAGCGCATGAGGTTGAAATGTTTCCTTCTGTAGGTACGATCAATACATGGATTGTTATTAATGGTGAGCTAGCAGAGGAGGCATTTATTCAATCAGTTATCACTGCAACGGAGGCTAAAACGAAAGCGATGGCTCATGAACAAGTGAGGGATTCAAGAACTGGTACACTTGCGACCGGTACCTCGACAGATAGCGTCCTAATTGCTGCTACACAAAAAGGCACTCCTATTGAATACGCAGGTCCTATAACAGAGATCGGTAAAAAGATTGGGCAAGGTGTATTTGAATGTACAGTGGAGGCTATTCAGATATACAAAAAGGCAAAGGGATGGGTGTAAGATGGCATCTCATATGATAGCAATAGCAATTGGTCTTCTGCTAGATCGATTAATAGGAGATCCTCCTAATTGGCCTCATCCAGTCCGTTGGATCGGTACGCTTATTTCATGGCTAACCAAGCAATTAAACAAAGGTAGTAAGAGGAAGCTTAAAGGGCTGATCCTAGTCCTAGTTATAGTGGGCATATCATTTAGCGTTGCTCTAGTGCTTGTAACCGTTGCTTATTCTATTCAAATTGTTTTAGGAATTGCGCTAGAAAGTATACTTATTGCTTCTGGCCTCGCCCAAAAAAGCTTGAAGAACGCTGCAATGGATGTATACAAGCCTTTGATAGAGGGGGATTTACCTAATGCAAGGGTTAAGCTTTCATGGATTGTAGGAAGAGACACGGAATATTTGGACGAGGAGGAAATAACTAGAGGGGTAGTAGAAACCGTCTCTGAGAATATAAGTGATGGAGTTACTGCACCTCTATTTTTTGCCTTCTTATTTGGCGCTCCTGGTCTGTGGGCATATAAAGCAATCAATACTTTAGATTCCATGGTTGGCTATAAAAATGAACAGTTCGAGGAGTTTGGTTATACAGCAGCAAAGTTAGATGATGTTGCGAATTATATCCCGAGTCGATTAACTGGGTTGGCCATTATGCTGGGAGGAAGAAAGGAAGCAGCCATTCCCTTGAAGGAGAGAATGAAGGGCTGGTGGATGGATGCTAAGAAGCATCCGAGTCCCAATAGTGGCTTTTTAGAAGCAGCCACTGCCTATCAATTAGGCATACAGTTAGGCGGAAGAAATACATATAAAGGAGTCGCTTCCAATCGTGCATTGATGGGAATTCGTAAGGTTCCTTTAAGTGCGAGACATATATTAGGAGCGATTTCCCATTTACACACAGCCGTCTTTCTTTTCTGGCTTGGAATGACGGGGATAGGAGGTTTAATACTTGTCGTTACCTAGCCACGGAGCAAATGCTCACCAATTATATCAACGTCTAAACATTCCAATACCTGAGATGGTCATTGATTTTAGCGAAAATGTGAATCCACTAGGTCCCCCCAATTTTGTGAGGGAGCAGTGGGAATCCTATGCAAATCTAATAACGAAATACCCAGATCCCTATGGAGAGCCATTCTTAAGCGCGGCTGCAATGTATCATGATGTGAGTTTAAAACAAATACTCATTGGCAATGGTGCAGCTGAGATATTTGCAAGCATTGCCATTCGCTATCAGCATAAAAAAGTAGTGATAATTCATCCGACATTCTCTGAATACGAGGCTACGATCAGACCATATGGGGTAGTAATCAAGGAGATTATAGCAATAAGTTCGCTGCCGATGAATGAGGTGCTTAGTGCCGTAGAAAACGCAGATGTTCTGTATATATGCAGACCAAATAATCCTACAGGCTATCTGGTACCCTTAGAGGAAATCATACAGATAGCGACTGCTGCAAAAAGGCATGATTGTGATTTAGTATTGGATGAGGCTTTCTTAGATTTTATAGAGGAACAGGAATCTTTTATTCCGTATTTAAGTGATTTTCCTAATGTTATCGTTGTCCGTTCAATGACTAAGATGTATGCAATTCCAGGGCTACGACTCGGCTATGCAGTAGCGGGGAAAGCAACAATAGATGATATTCGTTCAAGGCTGCCTCACTGGAATAGTAATGCATTGGCAACTACGATTGGTGCACAGTGCTTCAAGGAAGAGGAGTATAGACAGCATGCTATTCATTTTGCGCGAAAGGCACGAACGGACTTCACCCAATTTTTAGAGGGGCTTAATTGTAGAGTGCTACCATCTCAAACAAATTTTCTTTGCTTTCAGCTTCCCGACCCTGTTCAGTCGAAGGATTTTTTTGAATATTTACTAGCTAAAGGCTGCGTGCTCCGACATACGGAAAACTTTAAAGGACTAGATGGTAATTGGTTTAGAGTAGGGATGAAGAAAGAAGATGACATGCAGTACTTGAAAAAGGAGTTGACCACATGGTTCGAGGAAAGCTTGTCTTTATAACAGGGGGAGTGCGGAGTGGGAAAAGCCACTTTGCGGAGCAATACCTGATGAACGAGCAGGCTCCTCGTAATATATACGTTGCTTCAGGTGTAGCAACAGACAGAGAAATGGAACAAAGAATTGCACATCACCAAAGAGATCGGGAAAATTATCCGGTAAACTGGATTACGATTGAGCAACCGAGATATTTGGAGAAACTAGTGCCAGCAATCAAGGAAACAGATGGAATCCTTTGGGACTGTGTCACGACTTGGCTAGCAAACGAGCTTTATGTTAGTGACATGGAAAAGGTGGAAAAGAGGCTATTTGAAACAATCGACCGATTGTTAGAAAAGGTAAAGGTCATGGTCGTTGTATCCAATGAAGTACTAGATGAACAACTTTCTAGCTATGAAAGTGTGCTTCTCTATCAGCAGTGGATTGGTCGTATTCATCAAAAGTTAGTTGCTAAAGCCGATGTTGCATACGAAATGGAGTATGGATTAGGACATCAGTGGAAATGAGGTGGAATGATGAATAGCCTGTTATTGGCACTTCAATTCTTTACCATTATTCCGGTTAAAAAAAATCTGCCGATGGAAAAAAGAGAAATAACTGGGATGTATACTTTTTTTCCTTTGGTAGGAGTTGGCATTGGAGCAGTCGCTAGTTTGGCTCTCTATTTTGAATGGAGCCCCTTAATGACTGCATTTGTGATTGTCAGTCTGGGAATCCTACTGTCAGGAGGACTCCATATGGACGGCTTTATCGATACTTCAGATGCTTTTTTTTCCTATAGAGATTTAAAAAAGCGAATGGAAATTTTAGATGACCCTCGAGTTGGTGCTTTTGGTGTGATCGCTATTGTTTTGCTGATTGTAGGTAAAGTAATCATCATAGCCGAGGTGTTGTCTTCTGAAAGTTTTCATTGGATATTTATAGTGATTATTCCTGTCTTATCACGCATAGTTCTTGTGGCGCTATTTAGTACTACAGTAAATGCTAAAGAGAGCGGTCTGGCCCATTTCTTTAAGCAAAGGATTCATATTCCACTACTATTATCGTTAACAGCATGCTCATTGTTTATAGCCATTTGTTTAATTGGTCTAACGACGTATTGGCTTATTGCGATTACAATCTTAAGTGTGTTAGTCGTATTTAGCTGTGTATATCGTAGCTGGACGTTAAAGAATTTCGGGGGCATTACGGGTGACTTACTCGGTGCCAGCCTAGAGCTGACGGAGGTTATTTTATGGATGACTTTTTTACTGTTACTCTCATAAGACATCTTCCGACGAAAGGGAATGTTAACAAAAGATATATTGGTTGGACGGATGAGCCCATTATTTCTGATCTTAAGACCGTCCGAAAAATAGGGAAAGCTACAGAAGTGTTTGGGAGTGATTTACTTCGATGCCGCCAGACTGCCAATATAATTTTTGGAGATATTCCATATATTGAAAGTACTAATCTCAGAGAGTGCTCCTTTGGTAGCTGGGAAGAAAAAACATACGAGGAATTGAAGCATGAAGCAAAGTACCAGGCGTGGCTAGACGATTATGAATGTATTGCCCCACCAGGAGGGGAATCTCTACGACAGCTAGAAGTAAGGGTAACAAGTGGGTTTTGTGATGTTATAACTAGCTCTAATCATCCAATTATAATTACTCACGGTGGGCCTATTCGAGCATTGTTAAGTAAATTTGTAAATGACTCTAAAAAGTTTTGGGATTGGGATGTGCCCCATGGAAGCATGTATACACTGTGTTGGAAAGATAGACAAGAAGTACTGGAGGGAAAGCATTGCACGTCATATTCGGTGGAGCATTTAATGGAAAAAGAGCTTTTGTAGAAAAAAAGCTAGCTGGACGTCATGTTCAATGGATTGATGCAGGTGAAGAACTTCCTACTACATTATTTCTCGATAAAGAAATACTGGTGATAACAGGATTTGAGACCCTACAACAAGATCAGCTAAATATATGGTTTACGCATTTAAAGAAATGGGATGCGGAAAAAGAGGTTTATGTGATTGCTACTGAAATTGGAAGAGGGATTGTTCCGATGGAGGCTAGTATGCGGAAGCTTAGGGATGATGTGGGAAGATTTTATCAGCAGCTTTTTGCTGTTGCAGAGAGTGTTACACGTATTTGGTATGGTATTCCACAAACTATAAAGGGAGATGTTCACAATGAAAATTTACACTAAAACAGGTGACAAGGGACAAACAGGATTAATCGGAGGCAGAACAGATAAAGACGATATTCGAGTAGAGGCATACGGAACAATTGACGAAGTAAACTCATTTATAGGAAAAGCAGTGACAGAGCTAGACCCAACCAAATTTGCAGATCTTCTAGAGGATTTGGAAACGATTCAGCACGAGCTATTTGACTGTGGTGGAGATCTAGCAAACGTATCTAATCGCAGAATCTATAAAATGACAGATGAGGCAATCGAGGCAATGGAAAAACGCATTGATGTATTAGTAGAAGAAGGCCCAGTATTAGAGCGATTTATCCTTCCGGGAGGAACTCCAGCTGCGGCGACGCTTCATATTGCGCGTACTATTACACGTCGTGCAGAGCGATTAACTGTGACGTTATCTAAAACGCAAGAGGATGTACCTTCCGTTGTACAGCGTTACTTAAATCGTTTATCGGATTATTTATTTGCAGCAGCTCGTGTGGCAAACGTGCGGGAAAACGTAAGTGATGTTGAATACGTAAGAAGCGCAAAAGTGTTTAAAAACGTTGGAAGCGAGAAAAAAGAAGGGGAGTAATCTATATGAAGCTTCGACTATTAACACTTGCAGCCATGTTCGCAGCTCTTTGTGCAATTGGAGCGTTGATCAAGATTCCAGTGGGGATTGGAAGTGCGGCACTAGATACAGTGCCTGCACTTATTTCCGCTCTTTTTTTACCGCCAATGTATGCAGGAGCGGCTTCTTTAGTAGGTCATTTAGTCTCTTCCTTATCAGCTGGGTTCCCACTAGGTCCATTACATATCATCATAGCCCTGGAGATGTTTGTCATTCTATTTGTTTTTACAAAGCTCCATCAAAAGGGATATCACTTTTGGAAATGGGTTTTCTTTATCTTTGCAAATAGTGTGCTAGCCACTTTACCTTTCTACTGGATTATTTCACCTGCGTTCTTCATAGGTGCTTTACCGGGTATCACGCTGGCAACTATACTTAATGCTTCCATTGCTATGATTGTTTCTCCTGTTGTTGAAAAGGTAATCGAACGAGTGAAGACACATGCGTAATGCTATATTATTGCCAAATGGAATAGTACTAACCACGGATAATTCGGCAGCGATAGGTGAAAAGGAAAACGATGTGGTGTCTATATCAGATGAGGCAGTAGCCTACTTTGCCGCTCGAGTCTCTATCTTGGAGCAGTGGGCAGCTAGCGCGTACCCACAAACGATAGTGGTTCATAATTTTTCAGGGAATGACAGCTGGAACAAGTATATAAAAGGAATAAAGAAATTGTTTAATGAGATTGCAGAGGAATGTCCAACCATTACAGGTAGCAGCGAAACGAATATAGAAACCATGCAATCAGCCGTGGCTATTACGATGCTTGGTCAGCAACAGCTAAAACACGATCAAGATGTTCAATGGTATGCCTACGGAAAGCCATGTGTAGGGGAAGAGGTTATTAAAGAAGCAGACAAAATCGCAGACTTAAAAAAAGTTTGGGAGGCAATGAGGTCTGGATTGGTTCATGCTGTTTGGCCGGTCGGCTCTAAAGGAATAGCAGATGAATGTAAGCAACTAAAGCTCGAGTGCGATATGAAAGGCTGGGAAGTCCAAAAATCTGCAGGTCCAGCAACGACGGTACTAGTAGGTATTAATAGGGAGAGACAGCAGGAAGCAAAACTATACTTTGGCGAATACTTTCAAGCAATCATTTAGCTTACTTAGCCTTATAAAAAGCAGTCCATTTCCTAGTTGGAACAGACTGCTTTTTTTAGTGATTATAATATTACCCCTGAGATACATATGATGAATACCTTCATCCCCTGAGATCTTTATAAATAATTCCACATCATTTAATGTAAAAGTTCTTTCAAACCTAACTATATCTCCAATCTTTAAAGACATATAATCTCCCCCTTAAAAGAATATTATATTACTTGTATAGCCAAGTCTTACTGGATGGTACAACTCGTAAAATCTAATGGAAATGAAGCTATTTTTCTCGTCTTACGATTTTGGTATCTTTATCACTCCCAATTGAGGTATATTAAGAGACCGGTATCACCTTCAAAAGAAAGTTTCCGTAGAGCTTCAAGATGAGTTAATTTCTAGTACTCACTGCCGATAAAAGGAGGGTGATTACTATAGAAACATGGATTTTACGTTTATAGACACGAAAATGTAAAAGGAGATCAATTGAATGTTTGAAAATTATTTGGAAGAGGATATGGTCGTCATTCAAGGTGACTATGCTACTTCTGTTGTTATATTGTCCATTTTAATAGCCGTAATAGCCTCATATTCAGCCTTGACGATGAATGGAAGAGCGCAAAGGATTGGGTTTTTTCATCGAAATCTATGGTTAATGTTTGCTTCTATTGCTATGGGATTTGGAATATGGTCTATGCATTTTGTTGGGATGAGTGCATTCTCCTTGCCTGTCCATATGACATACAATGTTACACTGACTGTTTTATCTATTGTGCCAGCAATGGTAGCATCGTTTATTGCCTTTTATTTATCTAACCTGCCGAAAAGAGGGCTTTGGGTTTATATCCTAGCTGGAGTTTCGATGGGAGCTGGTATCTCTACTATGCATTATATGGGAATGTATGCCATGAAAATGGATATCTTTTATTCTTATAACTACTTAATATTTATAGTTTCTATTGGTATATCAGTGGCAATCTCGATGTTAGCCGTCTATATTTTTTCAAACCTGCAACTTTATATGAAAAATCGTTGGATTCAATTATCAACTGCTCTAATTATGGGTTTAGCAGTGTCTAGTATGCATTATACGGGTATGTCAGCAGTCACTTTTTATGTGCCTAGTGATTTTCATGCACACGCACTAGCACATGACATGGGGAATATAGGTGGTTTAGTTATCATTGTCACTGCAGGAATGGCGTTACTGCTTGGTATACTTTTTTTATTGGGTCAAATAGATCGTTATGTGGCGTACCACACGAATTTTTTTGATTCCTTTACAAAACTACCAAACCGGCGACTATTTGAGCAAGATCTTCGAAAGCATTTATTTCCGGAGTACTTAATCATATGGCAGCTTCATGGATTAGAGGAGCTCAATAAAGAATATAGTTATCAATTCGTTGATGAAGTGATTAAGCTAACAGCTCAAAGATTTCAAACAATGCGACCTCCATCCTCTGAACTATATAGAATTGAAGAGAACCGCTTCGCTTTTTTGATGAAGGATGTTAAGGAAAGCTCACATGTAAAAGAAGCTATGCAGAGAATTTCTGAATATCTACAAACGCCATTCTTTATTGATGGGGAAAAAATATATCTTTCTTCCGTTTGTGCAGTTGCAGAAGCTAACAATAAAACCGAGGCAGCAACCTTGTATGCTAACGCTTTAGCTGTTATCCGCCACTCCTCTACTAAGTTTGAAAATGAGGTAATATTCTTTGATCCAGCAATTCACACACATGCTTTTGAGCGTGAGATAGTGGATGGAATTGGTCGTGCCATTAAGATGGGGGAACTGTTCTTAGTCTATCAGCCGAAAGTTTCTCTTAAAGGGAATCAGGTGGAAGGGTTAGAAACCTTACTCAGATGGAACCACCCCATTCATGGGTTACTATCCCCGGCCTTGTTTATTCCTATACTCGAAGCACATAATCGAATGGAGAGAGTTACGGACTGGATAATTGAGGAAGTCTGTAAACAAATCGCAAGTTGGAGGGAAGAGGGGATCTCTTTTGGGCAACTTTCTATTAATATACCTGGAGACTATGTAACCTCACCAAAACTTCTCCAAGTACTCCAAGCTAATATGCGGAATTATGAGGTGTTAGCCTCTCAGCTGGAGCTTGAAATAACGGAAACGAGCTTTGTCAGAAACATAGAAAAAGCAATCCAAGCTGTCATCGCTTTTCGAAAGGAAGGGCTATCCGTAGCTTTAGATGATTTTGGCACAGGTGTTTCTTCTTTGTCCTATTTAAAAAAAATGCCTATTTCCACGTTAAAGATAGACAAGTCTTTTATAGATGAAATTCCGACATCAGAAAAGGATTCATCCATACTGGAAGCAATGATTGGGCTTGGTCAATCGCTAAAACTAACGATTGTGTTTGAAGGCGTAGAAACGAAGGAGCAAATAGAGTTCCTACGAAACACTTGCATCAAGCCGGTTGTACAAGGATATTATTACTCAAAGCCACAATCCAGTGAAGAAATAGTGTTGTGGAATCAAGTCCACTTAGCGACATCTAAAGGATTGGCATAGAAAGCATCGAGTGAGACTCGATGCTTTTTTCAAATTAGGAAAAGATAAGTTTTAGTGGCTAATCGATTCCGCTTTAAAAAGATGGGAGTTATTTCTGAGAAAGGCTAGTTTTTTTTAACACCTGATGGATATTAGAAAAGCTATCAAGAATATAATCCGCATGGATCAGCTCAGCTTCCTGTGAAAAATCAAACCGTACACCAATAGAGAGTAGATTGTTATCTGAAGCAGCCTTAATATCTGAGGAACGGTCCCCAACTACATACCCTCGCTTTACTCCATTCTCTTTCATGACTAACGACACTAATTCAGATTTATTCCCAGATTCAACTAAATCAATGCTATACATATCTTTTATCCACCTATTTAGAGTGTAATGCTCCATAATTGCCTCTAGATAGGCAGTTTGTCCATTACTTGCAATATACATGGGAAAATCCTTTGCAAGGTCCGCTAGAGTAGATTCTACACCCTCATATAATGCACCTCGATCGTTTTGAATCTGTTCGATAAGAGCCATTTGAAACAATTGATTACTCTCCTCACGAACTGCATCGCTATGAGCTGGACATAAAGTTTCCCAAACAACGGGTAAAGGTACCCCCATAATCTCTCTGTATGTGTCAATCGGAGTTTCGCCGCTCCACAGGCCTTTATTTCGCAGTTGCTCAAAAGTAGCCTCAAGAGCAGGCTCTAATATTAGGTTTGTTTGAAACAACGTGCCATCCATATCAAAAATAATTGCTCGATCCATTGGAACACATCCTTCCATTTAGTATTGATTACTAATCATGATCATTTCACCTTGATAATGACGCCGATTAGCATTGCTAAGATGCTTAATAGGTTAGGTTATCTAAAGCGTTATATTCGGAGTAGCGCCTATAAGTAATACACCATTAAGATTAAATCTGATTAATGTGAGGGGGGTCCTCTTTTATGGGGAGGTTTTGTGAGGTTATGGGCCATCTCAAGACTTTTATGGGTCACTTCTTCTAGATTTATGGGACGTTTCTTATAAGATTATGGGACACAGTATAACTTTAATGGGCGCTTTGAGAGTTTATGGGCCATCTCAAGACTTTTATGGGTCACTTCTTCTAGGTTTATGGGACGTTTCTTATAAGGTTATGGGACACATTAAAGACTTTTACGGGCGCTTTCCGAGTTTATGGGCCATATCAAGACTTTTATGGGTCACTACTTCTAGGTTTATGGGACGTTTCTTATAAGGTTATGGGACACATTAAAGACTTTTACGGGCGCTTTCTGAGTTTATGGGCCATCTCAAGACTTTTATGGGTCACTACTTCTAGATTTATGGGACGTTTCTTATAAGGTTATGGGACACATTAAAGACTTTTACGGGCGCTTTCTGAGTTTATGGGCCATCTCAAGACTTTTACGGGTCACTTCTTCTAGATTTATGGGACATTTCTTATAAGATTATGGGACACATTATACCTTTAATGGGCGCTTTGCGAGTTTATGGGCCATCTCAAGACTTTTATGGGTCACTTCTTCTAGGTTTATGGGACGTTTCTTATAAGATGATGGGACACATTATACCTTTTATGGGCGCTTTGCGAGTTTAGGTCACATTACTACTCTCTAATATTGCAGCATGCTTGGTGATTGAAGCGACAGGCGGCGACTCCTGGGGGAACAGCACGAGGGAGAGACTACAGGCTCGATCCGTGCCCCCAGGAAAGCGCCCGCCGAAAGCGAAAATCTGTGATTTCTAAATCTACTTAGATGTGAAGGTTATTATTAATCATTTATGTAAAACTCGATCCCAATATCTAAAATCCTTTCCCCATCCTATATGATTGAAGCGACAGGCGGCGACTCCTGGGGGAACAGCACGAGGGAGAGACTACAGGCTCGATCCGTGCCCCCAGGAAAGCGCCCGCCGAAAGCGAAAATCTGTGATTTCTAAATCTACTTAACAATGCGAGTTTCATTATTAAATTTATATCTATAATTCCTAAATACCATCTGCATTTAATATAATACTTTAACGCAAAGCCTAGAAGATTAAATTATTTTAAAAAAATAACATTTTTGAAAAGAATATATATTTCCCTATTGACTGAATGCTCATTCAGTTTTAATATTGTATTAATTCATATAATTCTATTATAATGTTATTCTATTAGTAATTAGGCACATCTTAGAGGGGGAAAAGGAATGAATCCATTGTTAATCGCAAACTGGGTGTTATTCATAGGTGTTGTACTGTATGCGGTATATCTATTTGTATATCTACTACGAACGAGATACGCATACATTAAATTGGGGAAAAAAGTTGAGTTTGAAGATAATGTGAAGGAAAGACTTCGCAAAATCTGGGTGTATGTATTTGGGCAAAAGAAATTATTAAAAGACAAGAAGAGTGGATCTATTCACGTCATGTTCTTTTATGGATTTATCTTAGTACAATTTGGAGCAATTGATTTTATCTGGAAGGGACTAGCACCTGATTCACATTTACCGCTAGGACCACTATATCCAGCATTTACATTCTTCCAAGAAATCGTAACATTAGTTATTTTAGTAGCAGTAATCTGGGCATTCTACCGCCGTTACGTAGAAAAGCTAGTTCGTTTAAAACGTGGATGGAAAAATGGCCTAGTACTGATTTTCATCGGTGGACTAATGGTGTCTGTATTAGTCGGTAACGGTATGGGAATGATTTGGCATGGACATGAGGCAACCTGGAGTGAGCCTGTAGCATCTGCTGTTGCAACCGTTTTCCAAGGGATACCTGAGGCAGCCGCAATCACTGTATTCTTTGTTATGTGGTGGATTCACTTATTGTTCCTATTATCATTCTTAGTTTATATACCACAATCTAAGCATTTCCATTTAATTACTGGACCTGCAAACGTATATTTTCACCGTCTAGATAAAG harbors:
- a CDS encoding EAL domain-containing protein, whose protein sequence is MFENYLEEDMVVIQGDYATSVVILSILIAVIASYSALTMNGRAQRIGFFHRNLWLMFASIAMGFGIWSMHFVGMSAFSLPVHMTYNVTLTVLSIVPAMVASFIAFYLSNLPKRGLWVYILAGVSMGAGISTMHYMGMYAMKMDIFYSYNYLIFIVSIGISVAISMLAVYIFSNLQLYMKNRWIQLSTALIMGLAVSSMHYTGMSAVTFYVPSDFHAHALAHDMGNIGGLVIIVTAGMALLLGILFLLGQIDRYVAYHTNFFDSFTKLPNRRLFEQDLRKHLFPEYLIIWQLHGLEELNKEYSYQFVDEVIKLTAQRFQTMRPPSSELYRIEENRFAFLMKDVKESSHVKEAMQRISEYLQTPFFIDGEKIYLSSVCAVAEANNKTEAATLYANALAVIRHSSTKFENEVIFFDPAIHTHAFEREIVDGIGRAIKMGELFLVYQPKVSLKGNQVEGLETLLRWNHPIHGLLSPALFIPILEAHNRMERVTDWIIEEVCKQIASWREEGISFGQLSINIPGDYVTSPKLLQVLQANMRNYEVLASQLELEITETSFVRNIEKAIQAVIAFRKEGLSVALDDFGTGVSSLSYLKKMPISTLKIDKSFIDEIPTSEKDSSILEAMIGLGQSLKLTIVFEGVETKEQIEFLRNTCIKPVVQGYYYSKPQSSEEIVLWNQVHLATSKGLA
- a CDS encoding ECF transporter S component, with amino-acid sequence MKLRLLTLAAMFAALCAIGALIKIPVGIGSAALDTVPALISALFLPPMYAGAASLVGHLVSSLSAGFPLGPLHIIIALEMFVILFVFTKLHQKGYHFWKWVFFIFANSVLATLPFYWIISPAFFIGALPGITLATILNASIAMIVSPVVEKVIERVKTHA
- a CDS encoding cob(I)yrinic acid a,c-diamide adenosyltransferase → MKIYTKTGDKGQTGLIGGRTDKDDIRVEAYGTIDEVNSFIGKAVTELDPTKFADLLEDLETIQHELFDCGGDLANVSNRRIYKMTDEAIEAMEKRIDVLVEEGPVLERFILPGGTPAAATLHIARTITRRAERLTVTLSKTQEDVPSVVQRYLNRLSDYLFAAARVANVRENVSDVEYVRSAKVFKNVGSEKKEGE
- a CDS encoding bifunctional adenosylcobinamide kinase/adenosylcobinamide-phosphate guanylyltransferase, whose protein sequence is MHVIFGGAFNGKRAFVEKKLAGRHVQWIDAGEELPTTLFLDKEILVITGFETLQQDQLNIWFTHLKKWDAEKEVYVIATEIGRGIVPMEASMRKLRDDVGRFYQQLFAVAESVTRIWYGIPQTIKGDVHNENLH
- a CDS encoding HAD hydrolase-like protein, with the translated sequence MDRAIIFDMDGTLFQTNLILEPALEATFEQLRNKGLWSGETPIDTYREIMGVPLPVVWETLCPAHSDAVREESNQLFQMALIEQIQNDRGALYEGVESTLADLAKDFPMYIASNGQTAYLEAIMEHYTLNRWIKDMYSIDLVESGNKSELVSLVMKENGVKRGYVVGDRSSDIKAASDNNLLSIGVRFDFSQEAELIHADYILDSFSNIHQVLKKTSLSQK